One segment of Solanum stenotomum isolate F172 chromosome 1, ASM1918654v1, whole genome shotgun sequence DNA contains the following:
- the LOC125870987 gene encoding 2-oxoisovalerate dehydrogenase subunit beta 2, mitochondrial-like, translating into MGSNFRRIGKLAAISSKNQSCRGFSSSLNKIDTSTKSVNLFSAINQALHIALESDPRSYVFGEDVGFGGVFRCTTGLADRFGKQRVFNTPLCEQGIVGFAIGLAAMDNRAIAEIQFADYIFPAFDQIVNEAAKFRYRSGNQFNCGGLTIRAPYGAVGHGGHYHSQSPESFFCHVPGIKVVIPRSPQQAKGLLLSSIRDPNPVVFFEPKLLYRMAVEEVPEDDYMLPLSEAEVLREGTDITLVGWGAQLSIMEQACVEAAKEGISCELIDLKTLIPWDKETVEASVKKTGRLLISHEAPVTGGFGAEISASIVERCFTRLEAPVARVCGLDTPFPLVFEPFYLPTKNKILDAIKSTVNY; encoded by the exons ATGGGTAGCAATTTCAGAAGAATTGGGAAATTGGCTGCAATTTCATCCAAAAATCAAAGTTGTAGGGGATTTTCCTCATCGCTTAACAAAATTGACACTTCCACTAAATCTGTCAACCTTTTCTCTGCTATTAATCAAGCTCTTCACATCGCTTTAGAATCTGATCCTCG ttCTTATGTATTTGGCGAAGATGTTGGTTTTGGTGGTGTCTTTCGTTGCACTACTGGGCTAGCTGACCGATTTGGAAAACAGAGGGTCTTCAACACTCCTTTGTGTGAGCAG GGCATAGTTGGATTTGCGATTGGTCTTGCTGCAATG GACAATCGAGCTATAGCAGAAATTCAATTTGCAGATTATATATTTCCTGCTTTTGATCAG ATTGTCAATGAAGCTGCGAAATTCAGATACCGGAGTGGTAACCAGTTCAACTGCGGAG GTTTAACTATAAGAGCACCTTATGGAGCTGTAGGACATGGTGGGCATTACCACTCTCAATCCCCTGAATCTTTCTTCTGCCATGTTCCTGGTATAAAG GTGGTCATCCCACGCAGTCCACAGCAAGCAAAAGGATTGCTGTTGTCAAGCATACGTGACCCAAATCCAGTTGTTTTTTTTGAACCAAAG TTGCTTTACCGGATGGCTGTTGAAGAAGTTCCTGAAGATGATTATATGTTGCCTCTATCCGAGGCAGAG GTCCTCAGGGAAGGTACTGATATCACATTAGTTGGTTGGGGAGCTCAGCTTTCTATTATGGAGCAGGCATGCGTAGAAGCTGCAAAG GAGGGGATCTCTTGTGAACTGATAGACCTTAAAACTTTAATACCATGGGACAAGGAAACGGTAGAGGCCTCTGTCAAAAAGACAGGAAGGCTGCTG ATTAGTCATGAAGCTCCTGTGACAGGTGGATTTGGTGCTGAAATATCTGCATCTATAGTTGAACGTTGCTTCACGAGA TTAGAAGCTCCAGTGGCCAGAGTGTGTGGGTTAGATACTCCTTTTCCTCTGGTGTTCGAGCCCTTCTACTTGCCTACAAAGAACAAG ATACTGGATGCAATCAAATCTACTGTGAATTACTAG